A genomic region of Thunnus albacares chromosome 4, fThuAlb1.1, whole genome shotgun sequence contains the following coding sequences:
- the trim107 gene encoding E3 ubiquitin-protein ligase TRIM39, translated as MSASETKTKPSVKKHPEAMVLELTCPICLNLFSEPVSLPCGHIYCFACIQTMGEGLDQHSCPECQTEYQGTKDIVKSFKMCSIIETYKATAGKVDPSANLPDVSRVIETDDTPFMDESNIKHQHDIAMAQASQEGTPGSKGDGFQIGCGSTESPFSLDQEQGSGRSKVELKEPKFRLASQITELTLKLEMAEGVLKKERELEVEVTAANAQQREKASKLLGQIRDLSQSYSAQVMQLIEGELSPGEASIHSRVSQASELTKQLRQAVLRAESLLTEEDETAFTDELQSLQPHIVELMAKPVEEAEDQVESKLNAARACPKLEHMNTELRERLGEIQRSLRNTLNPSEVTFDPETAHPNLILSQDLKTVTFSTTKQPYPSCPQRFTSFFQVLSTQSFYEGDHCWEVELDGSPWIIGVCYSGKLARVGLPSALESSRSSWCLMWFENRLTAFEQGHAVPLRRTTVSRRLEIKLSFKTHRLSFYNVSPNSGKTHVYTFKANLTEPVHVAYRMMSGHPKARVTIYS; from the coding sequence ATGTCAGCGAGTGAGACTAAAACAAAGCCCTCTGTAAAGAAACATCCAGAAGCCATGGTTCTGGAGCTTACCTGCCCCATCTGCTTGAATCTCTTCTCTGAGCCCGTTTCTCTGCCCTGCGGTCATATCTACTGCTTTGCTTGCATTCAAACTATGGGAGAAGGCCTCGACCAACACAGTTGCCCTGAGTGCCAGACAGAATACCAGGGAACCAAAGACATCGTGAAAAGCTTCAAAATGTGCAGCATCATTGAGACCTACAAAGCCACTGCTGGGAAAGTCGACCCCTCTGCGAACCTTCCTGACGTCAGCCGTGTAATCGAGACTGATGATACTCCTTTTATGGACGAATCAAACATAAAACACCAACATGACATAGCAATGGCTCAAGCGAGTCAGGAGGGGACTCCAGGGTCTAAGGGAGATGGCTTTCAAATTGGGTGTGGATCCACAGAGAGCCCTTTCTCTTTGGATCAAGAACAAGGCAGTGGAAGAAGCAAGGTGGAACTGAAGGAACCTAAATTCAGACTGGCCTCTCAAATCACAGAGTTGACCCTCAAGTTGGAGATGGCAGAGGGTGTGttgaagaaagagagggaacTAGAAGTTGAGGTAACTGCTGCTAATGCtcagcaaagagaaaaagcatCCAAACTTTTAGGGCAGATAAGAGATTTATCACAGAGCTACAGTGCGCAGGTGATGCAGCTGATTGAAGGAGAGCTTAGTCCAGGTGAGGCCAGTATACACAGCCGAGTCAGTCAAGCCTCTGAGCTGACGAAGCAGCTGAGGCAGGCTGTGCTCAGAGCTGAGTCTCTTCTGACTGAAGAAGACGAGACTGCGTTTACTGATGAGCTGCAAAGTCTACAACCACACATTGTGGAGTTGATGGCAAAACCCGTGGAAGAAGCGGAAGACCAAGTGGAATCAAAACTAAACGCAGCTCGAGCCTGTCCCAAGCTGGAACACATGAACACTGAGCTGAGGGAAAGACTTGGAGAGATTCAGCGTTCCCTCCGAAACACCCTTAACCCTTCAgaggtgacctttgacccagAGACAGCCCATCCCAATCTCATCCTCTCACAGGACTTGAAGACAGTGACTTTCAGCACTACCAAACAGCCATATCCATCCTGTCCTCAGAGGTTCACCAGCTTCTTCCAGGTCCTCAGCACACAGAGCTTCTATGAAGGCGATCACTGCTGGGAGGTGGAGCTTGACGGCTCTCCGTGGATCATCGGCGTGTGCTACAGTGGAAAGCTAGCGCGTGTCGGTCTGCCATCTGCTCTGGAAAGCAGCCGGAGCTCCTGGTGCCTGATGTGGTTCGAAAATCGGCTGACAGCCTTCGAGCAGGGTCATGCTGTGCCGCTTAGGAGGACCACAGTATCACGCAGGCTAGAAATCAAGCTGAGCTTCAAGACCCACAGGCTGAGCTTCTACAATGTCAGCCCCAACAGTGGGAAGACTCATGTGTACACATTTAAGGCTAACCTGACTGAACCAGTGCACGTGGCCTACAGGATGATGTCAGGGCACCCTAAAGCACGTGTCACTATCTATTCATAA
- the tpra1 gene encoding transmembrane protein adipocyte-associated 1 homolog, with protein MLATVTAVVRFAQYNGSISPTPLENTSAFPTWQTDTEANVTKPHKCLQVLYDDIGNSRVRYWDILLLVPNVAFFVFLMWKLPSARAKIRLTSSPIFITFYLLVFVVAAVGITRAIVSMTVSASSAATIIDKVLWEITRFFLLAIELSVIILGLAFGHLESKSSIKRVLAITAVLALAYSITQGTLEILYPDSHLSAEDFNIYGHGGRHFWLASSCFFFLVYSLIVILPKTPLRERISLPSKRSFYVYAAILSLLNLVQGLGSALLCAEIIEGLCCVDVTTFLYFSAFAPLIYVTFLKGFFGSEPKILFSYKSQVDEPDESDVHLPPTVATTLGRKELTDQGLYYSSTQIDGSGPGNAGMVGAYLDDVASGPYGSSSINSIEADRWRPVNA; from the exons ATGCTAGCCACAGTGACTGCTGTGGTTAGGTTTGCTCAATACAATGGCAGCATTTCACCTACACCACTGGAGAACACATCAGCATTCCCAACTTGGCAAACTGATACTGAAGCCAATGTCACCAAGCCTCACAAATGTCTACAAGTTCTGTATGATGACATTGGAAACTCCAG GGTGCGGTACTGGGATATTCTACTGCTAGTGCCTAATGTGGCCTTCTTTGTATTCCTGATGTGGAAGCTGCCTTCAGCCAGGGCAAAGATTCGACTCACCTCTAGTCCCATCTTCATCACTTTTTACCTGCTG GTTTTTGTTGTAGCAGCAGTTGGAATCACCCGGGCCATAGTGTCTATGACTGTCAGTGCATCCAGTGCTGCCACCATCATTGACAAA GTGCTGTGGGAAATCACCCGTTTCTTCTTGCTGGCTATTGAGCTCAGTGTTATCATTTTGGGACTGGCTTTTG GTCACCTGGAGAGCAAGTCCAGTATAAAGCGTGTGCTGGCCATTACTGCTGTGCTAGCTCTGGCCTACTCCATCACACAG GGCACGCTAGAGATCCTGTATCCAGACAGTCACCTGTCTGCTGAGGACTTCAACATCTACGGTCACGGAGGACGGCACTTCTGGTTGGCCagctcctgcttcttctttctG gtGTACTCTTTGATTGTGATCTTGCCCAAAACTCCACTGAGGGAGAGGATATCTCTGCCAT CTAAGAGGAGTTTCTACGTGTATGCTGCCATCCTGTCTTTACTGAACCTTGTCCAGGGCCTGGGCAGTGCTCTGCTGTGTGCTGAAATAATAGAGGGACTCTG CTGTGTGGATGTCACCACCTTCCTGTACTTCTCAGCCTTTGCTCCGCTCATTTATGTCACATTCCTCAAAGGCTTTTTTGG TTCAGAACCCAAGATCCTGTTCTCATACAAGTCACAGGTGGATGAGCCAGATGAAAGTGACGTCCACCTTCCCCCAACCGTTGCTACAACTCTTGGCCGCAAGGAGCTGACTGACCAGGGTCTGTACTACTCCTCCACCCAGATTGATGGGTCTGGTCCTGGCAACGCTGGTATGGTTGGAGCATACCTAGATGATGTTGCCTCCGGACCCTATGGGTCCAGCAGCATTAACAGCATTGAAGCTGACCGCTGGAGACCTGTCAATGCCTGA